TGGTCAAGGAGCGCAGTTCCACTACACAGCCTCAATCGGCAGCGACCTGCGTGGCGCGCGGCGCGGCCCGGAGCGCAGTTCGCGCGGGAGCGAGAAGAGCAGATCTTCGGTGGCGGTCCGGATCTCTTCCACCGCGCCAAATCCCCGCGCGGCAAGTGATTCGAGCAACTCATCCACCAGTACCTCGGGAACCGATGCGCCGGAGGTCACACCGACGGTTTCGACGGAAGCGAACCAGGATTCTTCAAGTTCGCCCGCACCGTCCACCCGGTGCGCGGTGCGCGCACCGGCCTCGAGCGCGACCTCGACCAATCGCACGGAATTCGACGAATTGGCCGAACCCACCACGATCACCAGATCGCACTGGGGGGCAAGCTTTTTGACGGCAACCTGCCTGTTTTGCGTCGCATAGCAGATATCGTCGCTGGGCGGATCCTGCAAGGCGGGGAACCGTTCGCGCAGCCTGCGCACGGTCTCCATGGTTTCATCGACCGACAGCGTGGTTTGGGAAATCCAGATGACCTTGTTCGGGTCACGCACTACTACGCCATCGACATCCGCCGGGGAATTGACGATCTGGATGTGCTCGGGAGCCTCGCCGTAGGTGCCCTCGACTTCCTCGTGGCCGGCGTGACCGATGAGAAGGATGTCGAAATCATCCTTGGCGAACCGCACCGCCTCCTTGTGCACCTTGGACACCAATGGACAGGTCGCATCGATCGTCGCGAGGTTACGGGCTTCGGCCGCGTCCTTGACCGCGGGCGACACGCCGTGCGCGGAGAACACAACCCTGGCGCCTTCAGGGACCTCGTCCGTATCGTCTACAAAGATCGCGCCGCGCTGCGCCAGCGTGCTGACCACGTACTTATTGTGAACGATCTCCTTGCGCACATAAATGGGCGCACCATATTGTTCCAACGCCTTTTCGACAGCGACAACCGCCCGATCGACGCCGGCACAATAACCGCGCGGGGCGGCGAGAAGAACTTTTTTCACCCGTCCACTGTATCGGGGAATAATGAAGGAATGCTTCCCGCCCGCGCAGCCGACACCACCGAACAAGACCCGTGGCCAGTGCGGCTGCTGTCCGCGAAAATCGAGGAATACATCACGCGGATGTCGGTGGTGTGGATCGAAGGTCAGATTGTCCAGCTCAACCGCCGCCCCGGCGCCGGGATGGCGTTCTTAACCCTGCGAGATGCCGATGTCAACGAATCGCTTCCCGTATCGATCTACGCCAGGGTCCTGGACGCCGGGCCCAAGCTCAACGAGGGCGACCGGGTCGTGGTGCGCGCCAAGGCCACCTTCTGGCGCCAACGCGGCAGCTTTCAGCTCCAGGCCGACAGGATCCGCCCCGTCGGCGTCGGCGACCTCCTCGCGCGCATCGAGCAGCTCAAGCGCGCCCTGGCGGGCGAAGGGCTCTTCGCGCCGGATAAGAAAAAGCCCTTACCGTTCCTGCCAAGGGTGGTCGGGCTCATCTGCGGACGAGAATCGAAGGCCGAACACGACGTGACCGTCAATGCGAGCGCCCGCTGGCCGGGCGTCCAGTTCGAGATTCGGGAGGTTGCGGTTCAGGGCACGCAGGCGGTAGCCCAGGTCACCCGGGCCCTGGCCGAGTTGGACGCCATGGACGGCGTCGACGTCATCGTGCTGGCTCGCGGCGGCGGTTCCGTCGAAGACCTGCTCCCGTTTTCCAACGAGACCCTGGTGCGGGCCGTTGCGGATGCGATCACGCCCGTGGTGAGCGCCATTGGCCACGAAACCGACAACCCGCTCGTGGACTTCGCAGCCGATTTGCGGGCCTCGACGCCAACCGACGCGGCCAAGCGGATAGTCCCCGACTACGAAGACGAGGTGCGCGGGCTGGCCAATGCGCGCAGTCGAATCGACCACGCGATCGATACCTCGCTGGCGCGAGAGGCAAGCACCATCGCGGCTCTACGCGCCACGCTGAGTTCACCGTTCGCGATCGTTGAACGCGAAGAGCAACGCGTCAAGGAATTAACGGAGCGACAGCGGTCCCTGCTAGAGGCCACCATCTTGCGTGCCGACCGCGACATATCGACGCTATCCGCGCAGGTCACGGCCCTATCACCGGCTCAGACCCTGAATCGCGGATACGCGATCATCCGCGACGAAAACGGCGTCATTGTGCGCACGGGCGCCACCATTTCGCCCGGAACTCGCATCACAGCGCGTTTGCGCGATGGGACTCTCGATGCAACCGTCCGCGGGTTCCGCCCGACCAGTGGTTAACTTAGACGATGAGTAACGTTGCGGATCTGACCTACGAACAAGCCAGGGATGAACTTGTGACCGTTGTGGGCAAGCTGGAATCCGGCGCCGGGTCCCTGGATGAATCGCTGGCTCTATGGGAACGGGGCGAAGCCTTGGCCGCGCATTGCCAGCGATGGCTCGATCAGGCACGCGCACGGCTCGAGAAGGCTCGCGCCGCCAGTGCGGGCGACGCAGGACTGGAAGATCCAGCAGGAGGCGAATCGTGAACGCACCCAACACCGCGGTGTTCGGATCGGCACCCGACCCCTACAAGGTCCTGGTCGTCGGCGAATCCCTCATTGACGTCGTGCAAAAGACCGACGGCTCGGTCCGCGAGCACTGCGGCGGTTCGCCAGCAAACGTCGCGATCGCCCTCGGCAGGCTGGGCCACGAGGTAAACCTGGTGACGTGGCTAGGCAAGGACGCCTACGCCGATATCCTGCGCGATTGGTTGAACGACTCCGGGGTCAACATCGCGGCGGGCTTAGGGGATGCGCCCTACACCCCGCTCGCCTCCGCCGTGATCGACAAGGACGGTTCGGCAACCTACACGTTCGACCTGACCTGGGATCTGTCAACGAGCGCGCGCGTTCCCGACCAGACTTCCGTCATCCACGTTGGTTCCCTGGCGGCGACGCTCGAACCGGGCAGCGACAAGGTTTACGAATTCATGCGGTCGGCGCGGGAAGCAACAACCGTCTTCGATCCGAACATTCGCCCCAGCATCGTGGACGATCCCGAGAGCATCCGCCATCGCGTCGAGCGCTTCTTTGACGCATCCGATGTCGTGCGGGCCTCCGACGTGGACCTGCTGTGGCTCTACCCGTACACGGACCCGATCGACGTGGCGCGCCGCCTCGTGCGCGAGCGCAGGCCCTCGCTGGTGGTTATCACTCAGGGGCCGCAGGGCGCCACCGCGATCACCAAGAACCACGAAGTGCACACGCCGACCGCTGCCTTCTCGGTCGTCGATAGGGTTGGCGCGGGCGATGCCGCCACCGGCGGCCTGATCGACGGGTTGAGCCAGGCCGGCCTGCTCACGAAGGCTAACCGCGAGCGGCTCGCCGACATCGACGAGCCGACGCTGCAGGCCATTTTGGACTGGTGTGCCCAGCTTTGCGCGTATTGTCTGTCAAAGGAGGGTGCCACCATGGCACGGCGGTCCGATCTTTCGGTATCGCTCAATCTCCCTTGTCACGATGGAGCAAACGATGGTTAAGACCCCGGCGCAAGCCTGGCAGGATCTACATGCGGGCAACGCGAGGTTCATGGCGGGAACGATGCACCACCCGTCGCAGGACGTTCAGCGCCGGCACGAACTCGCGGCAGCGCAATCGCCGTTTGCAGTGATCTTCGGCTGCTCCGATTCGCGCGTTGCCGCGGAAATCATCTTCGATCAGGGCCTGGGCGACGTCTTCGTCGTGCGCACCGCGGGACACGTCCTCGACACGACCGTCATCGGCTCAATCGAGTACGGCATCGACGTATTGGGGGCCTCCCTGATCGTCGTGTTGGCCCACGACCACTGCGGCGCAGTAGCCGCCGCGCACCACACGCTGACCACCGGCGAACAACCCACCGGCTTTGTGCGAGCGATCGTTGACCGCGTCCTGCCCTCGATCGTAAAGACGGGGGGCCCCGGCAAGGAACCGGGCCTGGCCATCAACGCGGAGGAACTGGGCCGCGAGCACGTGCGCCACACCGTCGACATGCTGTACGGCTATTCGGCGCACCTGGCCGCGGCAGTCGATGAGGGCCGCTGCGCGATCGTCGGCGTCGAATACGAACTGCACGACGGAAGAGCTTCCGTGATCGATTCAAGAGGCGACATAAGGTAGGGACATGGAATACCGCATCGAACACGACACCATGGGCGAAGTCAAGGTTCCAGCGACGGCGCTGTACCGGGCCCAGACCCAGCGCGCCGCCGAGAACTTCCCGATTTCGGGAACGCCGCTGGAGCGCGCGCACATCGCGGCGCTGGCGCAGATTAAGAAGGCGGCCGCGCGGGCGAACGCCGAACTGGGTGTGCTGGACCCCGCCATCGCGCAGGCAATAGTCGATGCGGCGGACGCCGTCGCCGCGGGGCACTACGACGGCGATTTCCCAGTGGATGTGTTCCAAACGGGGTCGGGGACCTCGTCCAATATGAACGCCAATGAGGTGATCGCCACCCTTGCCACGCGCGCATTGGGCCGCGAGGTACACCCCAATGACCACGTCAACGCGTCGCAATCGTCGAACGACGTGTTCCCGACCTCCGTGCACATCGCCGCCACCGCCGGAGTCATGCACGACCTGATTCCGGCGCTCGCCCACCTGGCGGACGCGCTGGCCGACAAGTCCCAGGAATTTGCGGTCGTGGTCAAGTCTGGGCGCACGCACCTCATGGATGCCACGCCCGTGACGCTGGGGCAAGAATTCGGCGGATACGCGGCCGCGATCGGCTACGGCATCGAGCGTTTGCAGGCTGCCCTGCCGCGGGTCGCGGAGGTGCCCCTTGGCGGCACCGCGGTCGGTACCGGAATCAACACGCCGAAGGGGTTTCCGCAACGCGTCATCGCGCTGCTGCGCGAGGACACCGGCCTGCCGCTGACAGAGGCGCGCAACCATTTCGAGGCCCAATCGGCGCGCGACGGGCTGGTCGAACTGTCCGGCGCGCTGCGCACCATCGCCGTTTCCCTGACCAAAATATGCAACGACCTGCGCTGGATGGGTTCGGGGCCCAACACGGGACTAGGCGAGATCGCCATCCCGGACCTACAGCCCGGCTCGTCGATCATGCCCGGCAAGGTCAACCCCGTGATTCCGGAGGCGGTCCTGATGGTGGCCGCGCGCGTTATCGGTAACGACGCGACGGTCGCGTGGGCGGGCGCCTCGGGTGCGTTCGAGCTGAACGTGCAAATCCCCGTGATCGCGCTGGGCGTTTTGGAATCGTTGCGCCTGCTCACCAACGCATCGGTGGTGCTGGCGGACAAGACCGTGGCGGGCCTGACGGCACACGTCGATCGCTGCCGCACCCTGGCTGAGTCCTCGCCATCGATCGTGACCCCGCTGAACCGGGTGATTGGGTACGAGGCCGCCGCCAAGGTCGCCAAGCACGCCGTAAAAGATGGCGTCACGGTGCGCCAGGCGGTCATTGACCTGGGCTTCGTTGAGCGCGGGGAACTGACCATCGAGCAGCTCGATCAGGCGCTCGACGTCCTGTCGATGACCTGAGCCAAGCCCCGCGCAATTCCCCCGCGCCAGCAGGCGTCGTCGTGACCACCATCGAATTCGTGGTACATCACCCCCGGGTATCGGGCGACGGTTTGCCGGTGCAGCGGCGCAAGCACCCATTCTCGCTCCCCCACCTCCGCGTAGAGGTGGGTGGCGTTTGTGGCCGGCGGTTTCACCGCTGGTTCCATCCATAGGGACGAGGACTGCGCCACCGCGCTTGCCGCCCCGCTTTCCCACACCCGCAGGGCCGTGAGGCCGCCCAGCGACTGGCCCGCCACGACCGTGCGTGCGGGGTCGGTCGTGATGCGCGGATCGGCGAGACGGGCCCACGCAATGAGCGTGTCGGCGATGTAGCGGGCGGCATCCGGGGAACCGAGATGCCGCCACCGGTTGCTGCGATCCCCGGCCGGCACCAAGACCAGCACGCAGGCGGGCAGCACCTTGGCTCCCACCATCGCGTCAATGACGCCCGGCAGCACCGGCGCCCAGGTTTCGCCGTCCAGCGCAACGATGAGCGGAGCGTTGGGTTGGAGTTCGCCGGAGACGTGCCACCACCCCGTTTGCCCGCCGGGCAGCCGCACCCGCGCGGGCAGCGGCCCGCGCTGCAGGTACGGCCGCTGGACGCGATCGCGGCCGTGGGCTTCAAGGCGGCAACGCTGTCCGTCGAAGGCGACGCTTACCCCGGTGCCACCGTGACGCTGAAGGGCGCCGGATGGGTCAACAAGGCGAGCACCGCCGGATCGAAGATCGCGATCAAGCTCGCCAAGGACGCGAACGCGAACCCGCAATCGGAGTTCTTCGCACCGAACCCGTTCACGACGATTCAGGCGAGTGAAAATGGCACATTCTCGCAAGCAATCACCCTGCCAAAGGAAGGCGTCGTTGCGGGTTCAGTCATCGGAATCCGGGCGCTGTCCGGATCGCTGGCCGACGACGACGTGAATCGATCGGTCGTCACTGCCGTGACGGTGGTCGCCACGCCAACCAACCCGTCCGACCCGACCGACCCGACCGACCCGACCGACCCGTCGAACCCGTCGCAGCCCACCAACCCGTCCGGGACGGGGAGCAACGCGGGAACGTCAGGATCAAAGGCCAAGGCACCCACGAAGAAGGCGCTCAAGAAGGCCGTGAAGAAGGCCCTGAAGGGTAAGGCCAAGGTCGGTAAGAAGGTCACGGTCAAGCTCAGCGGCAAGAAGTTCGCCAAGAATGCCAAGGTTACGGTCCGCTGGGTCGTAGGCAAGAAGGCGGTCAAGGGCAAGAAGGGCACCAACAAGACCTACAAGGTTCGCAAGTCGAACGTTGGTAAGGCCCTGCGCGTGCGCGTCACCGTCAAGGTGCCCGGCGTCAAGAAGGTGACCACGACAGTCCTGGTCGAGAAGCGTATCCGCTAGCGCCTGCGCAACAGCCGGACACGTATTTTCCCGCGAGGCAAGGGGTGTCCGGCCGGTTTCCAACCGGCCGGGCACCCCCATTTTTGTCGATTCGGTCGGGTCGGGACGCGGAGCCCTCGTCCCCTATTCCCCGACGCGTTGAGAGACTACGCAACCTCCAGGGATTCGAGCATTTCGGTGACCAGAGCCGCGACCGCGGATCGCTCCGGGCGCACCAGTGTGGTGTGCGAAAACAGCGGCTGCCCCTTGAGCGATTCGACGACGGATGCAACCCCATCGTGCCTGCCCACGCGCAGATTATCGCGCTGCGCGACGTCGTGAGTCAGGACCACCTTGGCATTCTTACCTATGCGCGAGAGCACGGTCAACAACACGTTGCGTTCCAGCGATTGGGCCTCGTCGACGATCACGAACGCGTCATGGAGCGACCTGCCGCGAATGTGGGTCAGCGGCAGGACTTCGAGCATCCCGCGGTCGACTATTTCCTCCACCACGGTCGGCGAAACCAACGATCCGAGCGTGTCGAAGACGGCCTGTCCCCAGGGGTTCATTTTCTCGGCCTCGGCTCCCGGCAGGTAGCCGAGTTCTTGCCCACCGACGGCAAACAGCGGCCTGAATACGATGACCTTGCGGAATACCTGCTGTTCCATGACCTGTTCTATCCCCGCGGCGAGCGCAAGCGCGGATTTTCCGGTGCCTGCGCGCCCGCCGATCGACACTATGCCGACGGCGGGATCCAGCAGTGCGGCGATCGCAAGTCGTTGTTCGGCCGAGCGCCCGTGCAGGCCGAATACTTGTTGGTCGCCGCGCACCAGTTCGAGGTGCTTATCGGCGCTCAGCCGCGCGAGCGCCGAACCGCTATCGCAGTGCAATACCACCCCGGCGTTGCAGGGCCAGGCCTGCGCCGCAGCGCGCGCCTCATCGTGCAGATCGGCGAGTGCCAGCGCGTCGTTCTGCCACAGGGCGTCGAGTTCCGCGCCAAGGACTTCCAGGTGCTCGACTCCGGTCCAACCCGAATTCGGCGCCGATTGAGCCCGATATTCCTCAGCATTGAGCCCCAGCGCGGCGGCCTTGACACGCATGGGCAAGTCCTTGGAAACGACCGTCACCCCTTCGCCGTCGGCGGCGAGGTTGGCGGCGACCGCAAGTATCCGCGAATCGTTGTCGCCGAGCCTAAATCCCGCGGGGAGCACGCCCTGATCGATGTGGTTCAGCTCGATGCGGATACTCCCGCCCTGGTCCCCCACCGGCACCGCGGTGTCGAGCCTGCCGTGCTTGATGCGCAGATCGTCCAGGTAACGCAGCGCCGACCTGGCAAAGTATCCCAGGTCCGGATGGTGGCGTTTGGCCTCTAGCTCCGTTACAACAACAACGGGGACGACCACGTGGTGTTCCGCGAATCGGTCGAATGCACGCGGGTCCGAAAGCAACACCGACGTGTCGATGACGTATGTCAGAGCCATGATTTCCTCCTCGCGGCACCCTCGCGCCGCTTTCGTTGCGATGCGTCTGGTTAGGTTTCGCGAGCGGGTTGTCCCGTCATGTTCAGTAAATTACATCCGCGTAGTTTGGTCCGCTACCTGGTGTTCCAAGGTTTTACCAGGTGTTCACGCCGGGCCGTGCACTGAGTGCAACTTCGCCGTAGGATTGCCGTGTGAGAAGCGATCGCGAACGACGCTCGAGTGCGTGCCTCGCCGCGCGCGGGAGCGCGGGTGGGGGCGCGGGCACGGCGGTTGCGGATCCCGGCGACGGGACATCCGCGGTCACGAATCCGGCCACGGGCACGGCGGGCGCGGGCGCGGCGTTCGCGGATCCGGGCGGCGGGACACCCGCGGGCGCGGGCGCGGCGGTCGCGCCGAGGCGCCGCTTAGACCGCGAGCGCTGTCACGCAGCACTGCTCGCAGCGGCATTCGACCTCACGCGCACCCGCGGCCCCGACGCTTACTCGTTTTCGGACATCGCCGCGCGTGCGGGCGTCTCCCGGCGCACGGTCTTCAACCACTTCCCGACGCGGGAATCGCTCACGCTCGAAATGTGCGGCCACGTGCTCGCCGCGGCGGTTGATCGCATCGAAGTGACGCTGGCCCGCGACTCGCCAATGAATAAGGACGAGTTCTTCGCCTCCCTCACTAGCGCCCTTCTTGCCGCGGATCTGCCAGCCGCTGCCGCGGACATCACCACTGTCGTGGGAACCGATGCCAGCCCCGCCAAGCAAAACGCGATCTTGCGCCTGGTTCTGGAGCGCGTCAACCAGATATTTGCGGACCATGCGCGCAGGGCGTTCCCGGCGGTCAGCGACTTTGCGATAGCGCTCCTGGTCAGCCAGATCACCAGCGGCATAGTGACCGCCTCGACCTATTGGCATGAAACTTACCGGCCCACCGATTGGCCGGGACACGTCCGCCTGCTCGTCGCAGGCATCGCGACGGGTCACCCCGCATCACCAGCACACTGATCGCACCGATCCGGAAAGGCACTCCCTTGGCTTCATTTCTCTATCGCATCGGTGGCGTCAGCGCCCGCAGGCCGTGGCTCGTGGTCACGGCTTGGATGGTGGTCGTGGCGATCGCCGCAGCGACTTACAGCGCCTTCGCCGGGGCGATGACGTCTCAAATCACGATCCCAAATACGCCCACCTCCAAAGTCACCGACATGCTCGCCAGCGAGTTCCCGTCTGCGTCCGGTGGGAGCGGCACCGTCGTGGTCACCACAGAAGACGGGTCCGCCTTCACCGACGCGCAACGCGCGGCAGTATCGGCTGTCGTCACCGAAATAGGCGACGTCGCCGGGGTCGCCGGCGCGGTCGATCCGTTCACGGTCGAAGAGCAAAAGTCCCAACAGCAAGAACAGCTGGCCGCGGGGCAGAAACAGGCGCAAGAGGCCAGCGAGCAGATCAAAGAATCTCAGGCCACGATCGACGAGGGCCGGGCGGCAATCACCGCCGGGCGCACCGAGTTGGGAAACCAGATCGCACAGGCAAAGGCCGCCGGCCTCTATGAGGCGAACAAGTCCGAGTTCAACCGCCAGCAAGAGGCCCTCGATGATAAGACCACGGAGCTAGACCAGGCGCAGGCCAAGGTCGATGCGTCGACTGCCGCCATCGCCGCTTCCACGCCCAAGGCCGACGCGGGCGCGCAGTTGCTCGCAGCCGCTCGGGAATTCCGCACCGTGGCCGCCGATGGCAGCACTGCAATCATCACGGTGCAGTTCACCGACCGCGCGATGGCCGTTCCGCAGTCCGTGATCGACTCGGTAGTCGGGATCGTGAACACGGCGAACATCGGCGGTGTCAGCTTCTACGCCTCGAACGACCTGGTGCAAACCATTCCGAAGATTCTGGGGCCAGCGGAAATAATCGGTGTCCTGATCGCCGCGATAGTTCTGGTGGTGATGCTTGGAACTGTGATCGGCGCGGGTCTTCCCATCGGCGCCGCTCTCATGGGAGTCGCCGTCGCGACCCTGGGGTCGCTATCCCTTTCCGGCGTCATCGATTTCATCTCAGTGACACCAGTGCTAGGGATCATGCTGGGGTTGGCGGTCGGGATCGACTACTCCTTGTTCATCTTGAGCAGGCACCGTCGTCAGCTCAAAGCTGGGATGGGAGCGGCTGAATCCATCGCATTAGCGAACGGCACGTCCGGCAACGCCGTTGGGTTCGCGGGAACGACCGTAATCATCGCACTACTGGGCCTGAACTTGACAAGGATTCCGTTCCTGGCACTGATGGGCAATGTTGCGGCGTTCGCGGTGCTCGTCGCTATTCTCATTGCTGTAACGCTCACACCAGCGCTGCTGTCGCTGATCGGGAAGCGGATCCTGCGGCGATCGGAGCGCGCCACCATAGGCCACGAGGAGCACGTCGCCCAGACCAATCGCCCCATGAACACCTGGCGCGCGCTGGCGACCGTGCTGCTGGGCGCCGTGGGACTGATCGTGATAGCGCTCCCCGCGACTACCATGCGCCTGGGCCTGCCGGATGGTTCGGCGGAGCCTGTCGGCTCCAGTGCCTACAACGCATACAACGTGGTTGCCGACAAATTCGGGGCCGGCTTCGATGCGCGGCTACTTGTAGTCGCGACCATGCCACAGGCCGTGGACGACGAGTCCGCAACGCTGGCGCAGGCGGCGATGACCACGCAGATCATGAAGTACCCCGATGTCGTGGCCGTCGTCCCGATCGGTGTTTCTGATAGCGGGAAGGTCATCGCCTACCAGGTCATTCCCCGCGAGGGACCCAACGCCGAGTCAACGTTCACCCTGGTCAGCGACCTGCGTGCGGCTTCTCCGCTGACGGTATCGGACCAGAGCATTTCCATAGGCGTGGCCGGATCGACCAGCGCAACGATCGATGTGTCGAACCGGCTCGCCGACGTGTTGCCCATGTACCTATCCGTGGTGGTGGGGTTATCGTTCCTCATCTTGATGATCGCGTTCCGGTCAATACTTGTGCCGCTGATAGCATCCGCCGGGTTCGTTTTGTCGCTGCTCGCATCGTTCGGTGGCATTACGGCGATCTACCAGTGGGGCTGGTTCGCCGGCGTGTTCGACGTCAACTCCCCCGGACCGATTCTGGCATTCCTGCCGGTCCTGACCATCGGAATTCTGTTCGGCTTGGCCATGGATTATCAACTCTTCATCGCTGCGGGTATGCGCGAATCTTTCGTGCACGGGGCGAGCCCGCGAATCGCGGTGCGACGCGGTTACCTAGCGGGAAGGTCCGTCGTCGCGGCCGCGGCCGTGATCATGATTTCGGTATTTGGCGGGTTCGTCTTCGCTGACTCGCACATGATCCGGTCTATCGGATTCGCACTCGCGTTCGGGGTGTTGCTTGATGCCTTTGTGGTTCGCATGATGATAATCCCGGCGGCGATGCACCTTTTGGGAGGCGCCGCGTGGTGGATACCGCGGTGGCTGGACCGCCTGCTGCCCGACGCGGACATCGAGGGGGCCAAGCTCGAGCGCGAGCACCCGCCGGTCGAGCAGGAATCGCCGGTCGAGAGTAACCCGCGCTTCCCCCGGTCGCCGGTCGA
This is a stretch of genomic DNA from Rarobacter incanus. It encodes these proteins:
- a CDS encoding class II fumarate hydratase, whose translation is MEYRIEHDTMGEVKVPATALYRAQTQRAAENFPISGTPLERAHIAALAQIKKAAARANAELGVLDPAIAQAIVDAADAVAAGHYDGDFPVDVFQTGSGTSSNMNANEVIATLATRALGREVHPNDHVNASQSSNDVFPTSVHIAATAGVMHDLIPALAHLADALADKSQEFAVVVKSGRTHLMDATPVTLGQEFGGYAAAIGYGIERLQAALPRVAEVPLGGTAVGTGINTPKGFPQRVIALLREDTGLPLTEARNHFEAQSARDGLVELSGALRTIAVSLTKICNDLRWMGSGPNTGLGEIAIPDLQPGSSIMPGKVNPVIPEAVLMVAARVIGNDATVAWAGASGAFELNVQIPVIALGVLESLRLLTNASVVLADKTVAGLTAHVDRCRTLAESSPSIVTPLNRVIGYEAAAKVAKHAVKDGVTVRQAVIDLGFVERGELTIEQLDQALDVLSMT
- a CDS encoding exodeoxyribonuclease VII small subunit — its product is MSNVADLTYEQARDELVTVVGKLESGAGSLDESLALWERGEALAAHCQRWLDQARARLEKARAASAGDAGLEDPAGGES
- a CDS encoding carbonic anhydrase, encoding MVKTPAQAWQDLHAGNARFMAGTMHHPSQDVQRRHELAAAQSPFAVIFGCSDSRVAAEIIFDQGLGDVFVVRTAGHVLDTTVIGSIEYGIDVLGASLIVVLAHDHCGAVAAAHHTLTTGEQPTGFVRAIVDRVLPSIVKTGGPGKEPGLAINAEELGREHVRHTVDMLYGYSAHLAAAVDEGRCAIVGVEYELHDGRASVIDSRGDIR
- a CDS encoding PhoH family protein, whose translation is MALTYVIDTSVLLSDPRAFDRFAEHHVVVPVVVVTELEAKRHHPDLGYFARSALRYLDDLRIKHGRLDTAVPVGDQGGSIRIELNHIDQGVLPAGFRLGDNDSRILAVAANLAADGEGVTVVSKDLPMRVKAAALGLNAEEYRAQSAPNSGWTGVEHLEVLGAELDALWQNDALALADLHDEARAAAQAWPCNAGVVLHCDSGSALARLSADKHLELVRGDQQVFGLHGRSAEQRLAIAALLDPAVGIVSIGGRAGTGKSALALAAGIEQVMEQQVFRKVIVFRPLFAVGGQELGYLPGAEAEKMNPWGQAVFDTLGSLVSPTVVEEIVDRGMLEVLPLTHIRGRSLHDAFVIVDEAQSLERNVLLTVLSRIGKNAKVVLTHDVAQRDNLRVGRHDGVASVVESLKGQPLFSHTTLVRPERSAVAALVTEMLESLEVA
- a CDS encoding carbohydrate kinase family protein, whose product is MNAPNTAVFGSAPDPYKVLVVGESLIDVVQKTDGSVREHCGGSPANVAIALGRLGHEVNLVTWLGKDAYADILRDWLNDSGVNIAAGLGDAPYTPLASAVIDKDGSATYTFDLTWDLSTSARVPDQTSVIHVGSLAATLEPGSDKVYEFMRSAREATTVFDPNIRPSIVDDPESIRHRVERFFDASDVVRASDVDLLWLYPYTDPIDVARRLVRERRPSLVVITQGPQGATAITKNHEVHTPTAAFSVVDRVGAGDAATGGLIDGLSQAGLLTKANRERLADIDEPTLQAILDWCAQLCAYCLSKEGATMARRSDLSVSLNLPCHDGANDG
- a CDS encoding 4-hydroxy-3-methylbut-2-enyl diphosphate reductase — protein: MKKVLLAAPRGYCAGVDRAVVAVEKALEQYGAPIYVRKEIVHNKYVVSTLAQRGAIFVDDTDEVPEGARVVFSAHGVSPAVKDAAEARNLATIDATCPLVSKVHKEAVRFAKDDFDILLIGHAGHEEVEGTYGEAPEHIQIVNSPADVDGVVVRDPNKVIWISQTTLSVDETMETVRRLRERFPALQDPPSDDICYATQNRQVAVKKLAPQCDLVIVVGSANSSNSVRLVEVALEAGARTAHRVDGAGELEESWFASVETVGVTSGASVPEVLVDELLESLAARGFGAVEEIRTATEDLLFSLPRELRSGPRRAPRRSLPIEAV
- a CDS encoding TetR/AcrR family transcriptional regulator — its product is MRSDRERRSSACLAARGSAGGGAGTAVADPGDGTSAVTNPATGTAGAGAAFADPGGGTPAGAGAAVAPRRRLDRERCHAALLAAAFDLTRTRGPDAYSFSDIAARAGVSRRTVFNHFPTRESLTLEMCGHVLAAAVDRIEVTLARDSPMNKDEFFASLTSALLAADLPAAAADITTVVGTDASPAKQNAILRLVLERVNQIFADHARRAFPAVSDFAIALLVSQITSGIVTASTYWHETYRPTDWPGHVRLLVAGIATGHPASPAH
- the xseA gene encoding exodeoxyribonuclease VII large subunit, encoding MLPARAADTTEQDPWPVRLLSAKIEEYITRMSVVWIEGQIVQLNRRPGAGMAFLTLRDADVNESLPVSIYARVLDAGPKLNEGDRVVVRAKATFWRQRGSFQLQADRIRPVGVGDLLARIEQLKRALAGEGLFAPDKKKPLPFLPRVVGLICGRESKAEHDVTVNASARWPGVQFEIREVAVQGTQAVAQVTRALAELDAMDGVDVIVLARGGGSVEDLLPFSNETLVRAVADAITPVVSAIGHETDNPLVDFAADLRASTPTDAAKRIVPDYEDEVRGLANARSRIDHAIDTSLAREASTIAALRATLSSPFAIVEREEQRVKELTERQRSLLEATILRADRDISTLSAQVTALSPAQTLNRGYAIIRDENGVIVRTGATISPGTRITARLRDGTLDATVRGFRPTSG
- a CDS encoding alpha/beta hydrolase-fold protein → MRLPGGQTGWWHVSGELQPNAPLIVALDGETWAPVLPGVIDAMVGAKVLPACVLVLVPAGDRSNRWRHLGSPDAARYIADTLIAWARLADPRITTDPARTVVAGQSLGGLTALRVWESGAASAVAQSSSLWMEPAVKPPATNATHLYAEVGEREWVLAPLHRQTVARYPGVMYHEFDGGHDDACWRGGIARGLAQVIDRTSSA